The Legionella jordanis genomic sequence AATTTCACATATAGAGAGACTGCACTCACGGCTGAATATTTATTGAGGGTAAACAGGATTTCCCTTCATGCTCCAGGAGCCATTTCTTTCTGGCAATCCCCCCTCCGTAACCGCCTAAGGAGTTGTTGCTGTTTATCACCCGATGGCAGGGTATGACAATGGCAATTTGATTGGCTCCGTTGGCTTGGGCAACAGCACGGTAAGCCGTAGGCTTACAAAGCAATTGCGCAAGCTCTGCGTAGGAGCGGGTTTCGCCGAGGGGTATTTTCATTAAGGTTTGCCAAACCTGGCATTGGAAGACTGTTCCTGTGAGTTTTAAAGGGGTTTGAAACGTGCTCAAATGGCCTGCAAAATAATCCTTAAGCTCCATTTCAATGGCTTCAATGACTGAATTTTTGCCGGGAACGATGGCGCAATGGGTTTTCCTTCTTAAGCGCTCAACTTCAAGTTCCAAGCCTCTGCGATCGATAAATTCCAACAAATAGAGTGCTTCATCACTGGCAATTGCAATCATCGGCCCTAAGGGACTATCCAACCAGGACGCTTTCAGTAGTTGCAGTTGATGAGGTTTGCTTGGAGCGGCTCCCATAATTCGGCTGAACGCGTCGCGAAAGCCACTTCCAGACTCATATCCTGTGGCAATTTGGGTTTCGATGATGCTGTCACCCGCGCGTATTTTTTTAACAGCAAGACCTATGCGCCTTGCGCGGGCATATTCAATGAAGGTCATCCCAAATCGTTTTTTAAATTGCCGCCGCGCTGTGGCGGCATTGCATGATAAGGCTTCCAGATCGCTATTTTTCCAACGCTTCTCCGGGTTTTGTTCAACCGCTTGCACCAGTGTTTGAACCAGTTTTGAGGTTTGGTTTGGCGAAGACAGGGGCTGGCAGCGTTTGCAAGGTCGAAAAGAAGCGAGTAGGGCTTGTTGAGCCGTGGTAAAGAATTCGCAATGTCCAAACTTTGGCTTTCTGGCTGGACAGCTGGGAAGACAGAAAACATGAGTGGTGATGACGCCAACGTAGAAAATGCCATTATAGCTACTATCCTTTGCCAGCATAGCTTGATAATACTCCTTTTTACAGGCTTCGCTTAACATCATCGACCTCTATGACTACTTTCTAAGTATTGTAGTGAATCAAAAACGTCTTTGCCGCCGAAATTTGGACATTGATTTTGTATTTAACGAATGAACAAGAATCAGATTGCTTTGAGTAAATATTTTTTATGGACACAAAAAAAACCTATTGACTAAATACAACCCTTTGTTACCATCTGGGCTCCACTATTATTTAGGGGTTCATAAATGAAACTTAAGTCATTGCTTTTCGTTTGTTGTTTTGGCCTGTTAACTTCTGCCTTTGCTGATAACCATCATTTTCATCCTCAAGCAAATAAGGCTGAGGCTAATGCTGCAGCAGCCAAACCTACTGATAAAGCGAAACTGCCTGGTTATTGCGAGATTGAAATTATTAATAGCAGTTTTGATGACGTAAGAGTTTATGGTGTTTTCGATGA encodes the following:
- a CDS encoding bifunctional transcriptional activator/DNA repair enzyme AdaA — its product is MLSEACKKEYYQAMLAKDSSYNGIFYVGVITTHVFCLPSCPARKPKFGHCEFFTTAQQALLASFRPCKRCQPLSSPNQTSKLVQTLVQAVEQNPEKRWKNSDLEALSCNAATARRQFKKRFGMTFIEYARARRIGLAVKKIRAGDSIIETQIATGYESGSGFRDAFSRIMGAAPSKPHQLQLLKASWLDSPLGPMIAIASDEALYLLEFIDRRGLELEVERLRRKTHCAIVPGKNSVIEAIEMELKDYFAGHLSTFQTPLKLTGTVFQCQVWQTLMKIPLGETRSYAELAQLLCKPTAYRAVAQANGANQIAIVIPCHRVINSNNSLGGYGGGIARKKWLLEHEGKSCLPSINIQP